The sequence below is a genomic window from Myxocyprinus asiaticus isolate MX2 ecotype Aquarium Trade chromosome 9, UBuf_Myxa_2, whole genome shotgun sequence.
ATTGCTGTATCTGTTTTGCAGGGTTCTGTGGTATTATAGTGTACTCCATGTGGGGAGATAAAGTACGGACAGACTTTTTGGATCCATATTACTTAGAACAGAAGTATGTAACTATGATTTCTTTCATGATGATCATGCACGTCCAACCTTGAAAATTATTAGTGCTTGTTCTTGTTTGTAATccattaaacagcattttaagcTCTGTAGGTAACAGATTGGTGACTGATATAAAACTTATAAGTGcttaaaataaatgtcttttgtttCTCAGGTTTGAGCTGGGTGCAGCCGTGTTCATCGGTTGGGGAGGTTCGTGTCTGATCATATGTGGGAGTGCACTCATGTGCTATTTCTCTGGGAGAAAGTCATTTCCCCAAAGGTCTGGCCTGTCTCAATTAAAAATTACTACTGAACTGCTGTTCTTAATCAGTATCcataaatgtacattattttaagcatgtttagatactgttaaaaaaaaattgttaaaacattcttaaaacaagatacatttatactTGAGAATATATCTtgcattagttttattttttatgccccattggcaaattttgtgagatttatgcttaaaacaagaaaaaacaacttGCAAATGGGGTAAGAAATGTAAACTTACTTTTTTAATGGTAGTTTTATTaggaaaagtaacaaaaatactgattaaagggatggtttacccacaaatgaaaattcatttactcaccctcaaaatgttccaaacccatatgactttcactcttatgcagaacacaatgGGAGATTTTTTAATGAGTATCGCTGTCCATCTTGTCAAAACAACGGCAGttgaaagcttaaaaaaggaaccaagtatcataaaagttggccatgtgacttgtgcatcatattccaagtcttctgaagatatatgataggtttaggtgagaaaaaaaataaaaataaatttaagtcatttttcagtgaaaatactGATCTCCATTGCACAATCAAGAGCGCTtcgagagaagctcgttcacagtaaTTTGCATGCACAAAGCCTgtcctatgtcttcagaagacctggaatatgaAGCAGGGGGTCGCCTGGAcaactttaatgatacttttgggtccttttaagctttaaagtgatgcactatgtactgccattgtattgaaaagacagaccgtaagaaatatacacagatgagccaaaaaattatgaccacctgcctaatatgcggttggtcctctgcgtgccaccaaaacagcgccaactccccgaaagtcagatgggtttggaacaacatgcaggtgggtaaattatgacagaatgtaaatttttgggtaaactaatcaaaggttttgttttttgcagtataTAAGAATCAGTGTTTTCTTTGGTATCTTTATTCCACTCAGGTTTACTAAGAAACCCAGAAGACCACCAACCTACATGACAGCAAATACCAGACGGACATACATGCTGCCAGGCTCGCCCAGACACACAACAATCATCATGCCACCTTTATACCAACAAAACAGAGAGAATAGACAAAGAAGTGAGAGCAGAGGGACCAAAGGAACACAAGAAATTCAATCTCTAAAAACTGTCAGACTCACTCGGCCCCCCATTGACTCGGCTGTGTAAAAGTTTTATTttccccctccccttttctccccaatttggaattcccaattctcaatgcgctctaagtcctcgtggcagtgtagtgactcgcctcaatctgggtggcggaggatgaatctcagttgcctccgcgtctgagaccgtcaatccgcgcatcttatcacgtggcttgttgagcgcgttaccgcggagacgtagcgcgcgtgaaggctcacgctattctccgcggcatcacgcacaactcaccacgcgccccaccgagagcgagaaccacattatggcaaccacgaggaggttaacccaacgtgactctacccaccctagaaaccgggccaactggttgcttaggaagcctgactggagtcactcagcacgccctggattcaaacttgtgactccaggtgtggtagtcagcgtatttacttgctgagctacccaaaaattttttgaaaaaaaaaaaaaggcacttgtTGACATGTCTCTGTCATAAACAAAAAGAGCCCTTCTCTAATCCAAGAGTGTTTGTACTGTAAACGCAAAGACAAATCTTACATTGAAAAAGTGAATTTAATAAATccatattttacatattataaAAATCTTGTCAATTTGAAGCTATATATTTTAATTGCAGTGAGACATTTAATACATAAACtatcaaaacacaaaaaaacagacaaagcATGAGGCTATAGTTTTAAAGTGCAAAATTGCTTGGCTGTTGAGGAAACCTGTACTTCAGTTTTTTCATATAAAGTACCTTTAACACTGTCATTATCAAAAACATTTCTAAGGAATGAAaagctgtttttgtattgatgtCCCTGAAAAGTCACTTAGCCTGAGATACAAGAGATATTggatattataattatttacaatTATAAGGTGTATTAGCTTGTTTATGTTTTGGTATTGCTTTGCTAGATTCCCTTATTGGCCAAGTAATTAGATCTCATCTGAATCATCCCAGTCGCTGACAGTCACTAAACTGCTCTTGAGTGTGCTGCCGGTGCCTGCATCTGTGAGACCTGAAAACATAAAACCAAGATATGTGATCAGAGTCACAGTCAAAACATTAgctgaaaaatttattttatctGATGGAAAATAAAGCTAAAGCATAAAGAATATCATTTAAATagtattaaaaacataataaaccatAGAAGAAAAAAGGCTCTGTTCATTGATTTGTATGACCATGGGTTTTAGGCATAGTGTCATGCATTAGACCATATTATGGTGGGTTTCCAGATTAAATGGATCTAATGAGAAAAGAACAGTAGCATGTTTGTCTGCAAGCAAACTAAGTGTACACACTAAATAGTTCATaacttcatccatccatcttctatagccacttgtcctatgtagggtcacgggtagtgctggagcctatcccagctgtcttgggacaaaggcagggaaacaccctggacaggtgtcCAGTCCATCAAAGGGCtaagacacacagacatacacattcacacctatgggcaatttagaatttccaattcacttgacctgcatgttTCTGGACTGAAACTGGAGTACCCTGAGGAAACCCACAtaaacatggggagaacatgcaaactccacacaaaaAGGCCCTGGGTGAGCCAGGACTCAAACCGGGGACCTTCTTCTTGTGCCGAGCTTAGTTAATAACTGATCATAATTAAAgcaataattgtatatatatatatatatatatatatatatatatatatatatatatatatatttattctgtaTGCCAAATGTTGAAATTTTTTTCCATAAACAAAGAATTATGTACCTGGTTTCTGTCCTTTGCCTGTCGATGAGCCCCACACACTAGTGCTGGTGTCCAGACTCTTGTCCAGGCTCTTCCTGATTGGGGCAGGGCTTCGGCTGGGTTTGGGTACAGCGGGCACATCCTCCAGAGAAGATATATCCCAGTCATCATCCTCATCTTCATCTGTGTACTGCAAGACATAGGTTTGCTCAAAGTGAGTGAATGGGTCTTTAGTAAAGTGaaataatcatattttcacaatttTAGCTCAAAAACAAAAGTTGCTATTCTGAGACTGAGTTATGACATCATCCCTGCTCAGTGACTAATTGtgtgatgttaatgattaatcgacaATTGATTAATTGTTAATAACAATTTAAGTAATTCATTTTGATAGTCGAGTTCAGTCATCTAGTAATCAAGCTAAAGTGCACAATGTCACATCCGTTCTGTTCTCAGATGGCATGtcaatatttaacatttaaagtcCAAAATAATGTCTGAAATTCAATCCACATAATAAAGTTTAATTGTAGAAAGAGACTGAGCAATTTATATCTGACTTAAtccttaaaaaattattttgttggtGTTACATATGtagtgttaaaggaatgttccaggttcaatacaagttaagctcaatcgacagcgttgtggcatattgttgattaccacaaaaatttatttagactcattcctccttttctttaaaaaacaaaataaataaattcgaggttacaatgaggcacttacaatggaagtgaatggggccaatttttggaggtttaaacacagaaatgtgaagctttataAAAGTCCTTAcattaaactcatgtattatttgagctgtaacgttgtttaaattgtaatttttacagtcgttttagggtttgttgacattacatcgccatggtaacaaagttgtacaattggctataactttacacagaaaaggttagtaagtgattttatcatactaaaatcatgtttacacacatatcctttatgtcctgtggttatacttttgaaaaagtgaacattttaacgtaaaacaattggccccattcacttccattataagtgcctcactggaacctcgttttttgcttttttaaagaaaaggaggaacgagtcaaaattaatttttgtggtaatcaacattatgccacaaatgctttcgattgagcataacttgtattaaacccagaacattcctttatatataatatttttgtcttgaaTCAAACCAAACTAACTTTTTTGCATGTATATTTTCCTATAAACATTATcaacataataaaagtaatacattaataaagcaataaatgaATAgtatttaaagaaattaaattcATACTCAAAGTAGACAAAGGATaaagacatttaaataaaatggaCTAAGAGGAAAATACATATATTGAAATGTATGTAAGTCATTAATTGGAATGACAATCAACCATGAAAGGTCGAGGAAAATACCAATACTCTCATTTTATGAGtatctttatttaaatgtatagtcGTTAATTTGAATGACAATCAACTTTTTAGTCGAGGAAAGTCGAGGAAAATACCAAAATGTATTATTGCttaagtatatttatttatttgaaaacattaatttgaaaaataatcatgtttttttttttttgaaaataccAATACCAGTGTTTTTAAATCGTTAATCTGAATGACAATCAACTAAAAAAGCTAAAAATACCAATATTCACATTTATTAAGTattacttaaatgtatttaaatcggATCATTTTAATGACAATCAACAATAAAAAGTCAAGGAAAATACCAATACTCACATTTCTTaagtaaatttatttaaataagacATTACTTTAAATGGCAATCAACTATGAAAGTCGagaaaaaaatactaatactCAGATTTCTTaagtatgtttacatttatttaaatcattaatttaaaagaCAGTCAACTTTGAAAAGTTGAGAAAAAAATACCAATCCTTGCATTTCttaagtatatttatttaaatgacaatCTATAAAACTATGAAAAGTCCTGAAAACTGAAATCCATAGACTGAGGGTGTGTCTTATCtcgctccctatgtcgtgaatcagtatatcatgaacaGGAATTTGGGCACTGGGGCAAgagtgttcatccactgaacactgggacacttatgactcaatcacctatATGAATGACACAATAATGAGCTTGCACATTAAAACAGCaggtattaatcaacaacattgctgtataatgacactgttgtgcattttcattgTAAATATTAAACGTATATTgctattatgaaagataaatataataaagaaataaaaatataagaaagtgtatttttaacctccttctaacaactctaatatttatttattttttatctccttttctcccaatttggaatgcccaactcccactacttagtagttcctcgtggtggcgcggttactcacctcaatcagggtgactgaggacaagtctcattttgcctccgcttctgagaccgtcaatccgcgcatcttatcacgtggctcgctgtgcatgacaccgcggagactcacagcacatggaggctcatgctactttctgcgatccacgcacaactttgagagcgagaacccctaactgcgaccacaaggagtttaccccatttgactctaccctccccagcaaatgggccaatttggttgcttaggagacctggctgaagtcactcagcattcgaactcgtgactccaggggtggtagtcagcgtcaatactcgctgagctacccaggcccccaacaactctaatatttaaaagattgtttccctttcatgcacATACAGTAGATGAAAGACactacaaacaacatctcttttaaagagaaaataaggctttgacttcagAAGTTTACACTCGCCTTCTAACGACATTAGGAGACATGACCATTTCCAGTAAGTGTCAGGTTTGGGTTGAGGAAATGGCAGGACTCAAATACAGAGTAGCGATTAGggctttatttataaaaaatataacaaaaaaataccaaaaaCTACCCAGAAGGGGAAAACAAACACAGTCCAGGGCGACAACACAATGACGGGCTGGGCTGGAATGGGGAACCAACAGAAATCCGACTGGACAGGAACACGACCGACAGAGACCTAACAGGGGACataaacacaagcaacatcccacAACGAACTGGCACCAGACAGAGCACAAAGGGAGATTATAAAGGGAGAGAAATGAGGAGGGAAACGAGGAAGGCAGGTGAAACTAATAAACTAGTAATCACACAGGTAACAAGGCAAACGAGAGGGCggggttatcactgaagacaagacagacacgaatgcacaagaaaattagaaaatacaAAACCAAGTGCATTCACATAACACGAGACAAAACACAAAATTCGGCGGCCTGGGAGAGGGTCCAGAAAGGGGGCGGGGTCTGGCAGCCTGGTAGGTGGCTCAAGGTAGGGGTTGGGGTCAGGTGGCCTGAGAAGAGGGCGGGGTCTGGCGGCCTGAGAGGAGGCTTCAGGTAGGGGTCGGGGTCAGGTGGCCTGGAAGGAGGCTTGAGGAATGGGGTGGGCTCCAGCAGTCTGGGAGGATGGTACAGGTAGGGGGCGGGGTCAGGCAGCCTGAGCAGAGGGTCCAGGAAGGGGGTGGGGTCCGGTGGCCAGGAAGAATGATTGAGGACAGGGATGAGGTCAGGCAGGGCGGCGGCGAGTACTCAGGACTGGACAGGCTTGTTAACAGCTGTGGGAAACTGGAGAGGATTATCgacagtctcagggaactggacggacTTGTCaacggccacagggaactggacaggtggCTCCAGGTCAGGAGCGAGAACAGCCGGCTCCAGGACGGGAGCGAGGACAGGCGGCTCCAGGACGGGAGCGAGGCCATGCGGCTCCAGGACGGGAGCGAGGACAGGCGGCTCCAGGACGGGAGTGATATCAAacagggaaacgacctccatggccatgagcacgggcagagactgggaaatggcctccgtggccgtgagcactggcaggagaacggcctctgtggccatggaCACTGGCAGTGGCAGAGGAACGACCGtcgcctcctggtggtcagcagcaGGCCCCTCCGCCTACTAGAGGTCAGCAGCAAGtccctccacctcctggcggtcagcagaaGGGCcctccacctcctggtggtcagcaacAGGCCCCTCCATCTCCTGGCAGTCAGCAAccggctcctccgcctcctggcggacagcagcgagtccctccgcctcctggcagtcagcagcgGGCTCGGGCTGGTGCAGCTGAGATtttcttccttctcctcctccgctTAGGAGTCATCGGAGGTCTGAGGACCCCATCGTCAGAGGGGGCGACGGTGGAACTGTCACTCCTTGGGGGCTGTCTGTATTTGGGTGTGACCCAATGAACCCGATGGGACAGGTAACTAACAAACCCCTCGAATGACAAGACCCCCAGACTTCCCATCTCCCAAGCACCCAGGGGACTCTCAAGGCAGGTGTTAAATAGGTTTTTGAGAGCAGCGTCATTGTAGTTCAGCCCATCTGCTGTTCTGAGGAACTTGCCGGCAAAAACCCTCATGTTCGCCtccccctgatggagggaacgaaaccgGGCAAGCTGGGATGAACGCTCTCTAATGGACCCCCGTTGGGTGGGAGATGGAAAGAGGAAGATGCCCATCACTTCTGCTGAGTCCAAAAATGACCAGTTCATTCTGTGAGGTTTGTGTTGATGAAATGGCAGGACTCAAATTCAGAGTAGCAATTAGggctttatttataaaaaatataacaaaaacaaacaaaaaataacccaaggggaaaaacaaacacagtccagGGTGACAACACAATGACAGGCTGGGCTGGAATGGAGAACCAACAGAAATCTGACCGGACAGGAACACGACCGACCGAGACCTAACGGGACataaacacaagcaacatcccacAACGACACCAGGGAGATTATAAAGGGAGAGAATCAGGAGGGAAACGAGGAAGGCATGTGAACCTAATAAACTAAAAATCAAACAGGTAACAAGGCAAATGAAAGGGCAGGGTTATCACTGAATACAAGACAGACACGAATgcacaaggaaatgagaaaatacaaaaccaagggCATTCACATAACACtagacaaaacacaagtgtctggactcagccacagagtaaataaaccaaaccaaccgaagtggctgaatccagacacaagacataaaacagacatggAACACAtacatgtcagggctctgccacaaaggggaaaaaacccaaaactaagggcagaaccctgacagTAAGGGAACATCAtaagcaacgatgctccctggtttttacagtgcattctggAAATTTTTAGGGAGCGAATGTTACAGTGCACTGGAACGTTTTGCAAATGTGACACACCTAGAAATGGCCAACTCCCTTGTCATTGCCCTGACTACTGAAATAGGGAGCTGATGGAGACACACCCTGAATGATGACATCACTGCTGAAAAACAGTTTGATGACATCACCATCTTTCAGACCTGAGTCTGTGTAATCAGTGAGATTAGCTGTCTTAAGGGAATTACAGTCTGCTCATCCAAACTGCTGTGCTGTTAAAAGATCATGTTGTTTTCAAATGGTACATCACATCAAATTTTCATCTAAAAAtgccctttaaaaaaatatgcatcatACATCTTCTGTATATGTAAACATCTCTATCTGTTTAAAGAAACTCTTTTTACCTTTGCTTCTTTCTTTACATCTTGCTTTAGATTCTTGACAATTGCTGGCTTTTCCAGGAATGTATTAACACTCCCTGCTGGCTTCTTTGGGCCTCGCACCGCCAGCTGTCTTTCCAGGCTTTTGCCAAGAGCTTTAACATTAcctacagaaaaaaacaaaacacaaacaatagtTGATTTGCTATTTACAGCAATTTGGCATGCTGTCATGATGTACATATATGGTGAAGCAAAACTACGTTCACTTTGAATTTTGTTTGAAtacagtcataattttttttattccgtttggtgctgctagtggcacagaaattacacacttcacttttaatttCCAAAAGCAGGTTTCTGCAACACAATGACACTAGTCAGATCAGAGACTTACTGTGTGTGATCTTTTCCACATTTCCATTCTggtctgtgtgtttgtgcagctgTGAGAGGTTGAGCTCCTCCATCTCACTGCCATCGCTCCACTCACTATCACTCTCGCTCAGAGCAGTCATGTTTTTTTGGTCCGCACTGATCACAGGAGCTGCAGAGCGCACAGCAGGAGTGTGAGGGGCCGAGCGCTGATTTGGTGTATGGGCTTTGACTGGGGTGCTGTTGACCAGGGCAGGTTTCTTCTGCATTTGAGGGGCCTCTTCCTCAGACTCCTCATCCTCAGATGATTCTTCATCAGAGCTGAATGGAGGGGTTCTTGGGGGAAAAGCacatcattaaaggaataatttcaATACAAGCTaggctaaatcaacagcatttgtggcataatattgattacctcaaaaactaatttcaactcgtccctccttttcttaaaaaaaaaaaaagcaaaaatctgggttacagtgcagtacagtgaatggggccaatctgtaaatgctaacaaaatgtaaacaatgtgtgttaacatgattttactgtgataaaattgcttacttaccttttctgtgtaaagttatttccaattttacaatttgttgccatgacaacataatgccataaacccaaatatctaaaatgactataaaaccgacgatttaaacaactttacagctcaaaaactacacaagttttaacagaagacttaatgtaagtacttttataaaattataagcttcacatttctgcctttaaaccctccaaaaatgggccccattcacttccattgtaagtgcctcacagtaaccttgatttttgctttttttccgattaacatttttttttattgattcatatagtttacaaaggaaaacaaaacatatatacattgaatcaacatttaactcccactactacccctcccccatCACCAAACCACCCCGACGCCCGATATTTATATacatccatccccttaaaacaatctgtctgcctgttATAACACTGgacagaacccaattttttaagtgtttatcccctatattgatgccCATCGCCTAAAATGCAGAGgttggggcaaaacgaaacccgagtgcccaacacatcacacacaaaattctgaaccttcaaccaaatttcttggatcttaacacaccaccaaaaaacatgggttgtgttccatcttctgattggcatcgccagcaggtgggtgtgtctttaagaccaagcctatacaatctagttgGGGTCCAATTGAATCTacgtaaaatcttaaattgcataaggtgcaccattgtatctctagatacagacttgacattttttagaatcctagcccacactccctcctccaataccaagtttaaatctttctcccataatctcttgatagaagttaaagctctgtcccccagactctgaattagcagggagtaatacactgatgcctcatgaccttttccaaaagcagtaatcaccactcccagagtatctgccactttaggggggtgtatgctactcccaacaatagtacagagcaggtggcgccgctgtaaatacctaaagaactgagatctgggaatcccaaaatgctgaaccaaattttcaaaggacctcaacactccattctTATATAgttcaccgagtgtattaacttccctcacaatccactctgaccagcagaaaggggacttattaatacataattttgggttcatccatatgctcgaggcaacatttaaatgaatgtcagaattaaacactctggattcttttgtccataccaagtgcaaatgcaagataatggggtgtgacttaacttctccgatttgtttgatagaaaggctttgcaatggcgaaataggggcaagatcttcctgttcaatacaaaaccaggaaggggctctctcaggcagaagtgactaatgagccaaatgtctgagaccgaatgcataataataaaacaaaatcttgggtaggcctagcccacctttgtcaatcggcctatgtaacttattgaaatgtaatctgggacgcttaccattccaaatgaaggacttcgctatgttatcaaattgcttgaaataag
It includes:
- the cldn10d gene encoding claudin-10; amino-acid sequence: MRQQTVVMYVEIGCFVTCLCGWILICSTLATEYWTFSEVGSVVLTTGNYYSNLWMDCVSDTTGVSDCKYYPSMMDLPVFLHVSRALAVISVIFGFWGSVLALIGMKCTKIGGSELTNTRVTFAAALTYMASGFCGIIVYSMWGDKVRTDFLDPYYLEQKFELGAAVFIGWGGSCLIICGSALMCYFSGRKSFPQRFTKKPRRPPTYMTANTRRTYMLPGSPRHTTIIMPPLYQQNRENRQRSESRGTKGTQEIQSLKTVRLTRPPIDSAV